CAATGGCCCCCGAGACATCCCAGCCTTGCTGTGAAAAACTGGCGGTCGCATCTGCCAAAGGAACTTTCTCGGCGCGAGATGCCGCATCCAGGGAAGCCGCCTGGACAGAGAATTCGTGCAGTACGAAGTTGGTCCGCTGTGGATCGCCGCGTCCTGGTCCCATTCCTGGCAACGATTCGTCGGTCAGGGCCTCTAGTTTAAAGCCCGTGATGTTCTTCAGCTTGGTGTGAACAGTGATGGTGTACGTGTCCGTGGCGGGTGGATCGCCGACGAGCAAGATTGAGCCATCGTCCAAGATCTTATGCCCGGCATCGCCGGCGGAATCGAAATCGATGGGGACGAGTATTTCGGCCTTCGGTTCCTCCTCTGCGGTTGCTGTTGTTGTGGTGGTGGAAAAATTCGCCAATCCAGCTTTCAAACCGGCGATTTCCTGCGTCAGTTTTTCTCGCTGCTGTTCGAAGGCAGGATCCTTGATGTCTAGGTAAGGCCCGAGGAAACGAATGGAACCGGGCACTCTGGGATTTGATCGTTCGGCTTCGATCTCAGTTTGGTTGAAGTACGCGAACAGCCCGTAATAGTCGCGGTGAGTAATCGGATCGTACTTGTGATCGTGACACTGAGCGCACTCGAACGTCGTCCCGAGCCAAACGGCACCAAGCGTGTTCACGCGGTCGAACACCTGGTTCACGCGATTCTCTTCGGGGTCGGTTCCGGCTTCCACGTTGCAAGGAGCACAGCGGTTGAACCCGCTGGCGATTCGTTGGTCCTGCGTGGCATTCGGGAGCAAGTCGCCGGCCAACTGCTCGAGCGTGAACTGGTCGAACGGCATGTCGTCGTTGAGTGCGCGAATGACCCAATCGCGATAGGGCCACAGCTCGCGCAGGTCGTCCCGTTGAAATCCGTGAGAGTCGGCATAGCGAGCGGCATCGAGCCACGGGCGAGCCCATTTTTCGCCGTATTGAGGGGAACGCAACAGCTCATCGACCAGCTTTTCAACGGCCGACGGCAGATCGCGACTTGCTGCCTGCTCGAAGGCAGTCACTTGTGCGGGCGTGGGAGGAAGTCCGATGACGTCGAAATAAAGTCGCCGGGCGATGACGGCAGCGCTGGCGGGCGGCGAAGGCTGGAGGCCTGCGGATTTCAACTTGTCTAGGACGAATGCATCGACTGGATGGCTGCTTGATTGTGGGAGCGGCGCTTTCACCGGCGTGACATAAGCCCAATGTCGCGCGAGTTTCGCACCGGCGGGCCAAACGGCACCGGCGTTGATCCAGTCGCGAATCCTGGCGACTTCATCCGGTGTGAGGACATCGCCCCGGTTCGGCATTACTTCGGAATCGCTCTTAGGCAGCGAAATGCGCCGCAGCAATTCGCTGTTGGCTGCTTTGCCCGCCACCACGACCGTGCCGCTATCGCCCCCTTTCTGCAGCGATTCTGCAGTATCGAGTTTGAGTCCACCGGCCGCCTTTTCGCGGCCGTGGCATTCAAAACAAGATCGCTGCAGAACTGGAAGCACGTCGCGCGCGAAATCAACTTCCGCGGCAAGCGAGGCGCAAGAGCCCACCACGACAAGAACGGCAGCGAGCAGAGAACGAACAACCATATGCGCTGGGCCTATTCTTTGTTTTTGTTTTTTGATGGCTGCTTTTTCGACTGCTGCTTTTTGTTGGCCGGACCATTCTGATAGGTCTTCCACCAGGTAGGCCCTTCGGCCTCAATCTCCGCATTCAATTTCTTGAGTTCAGCTTGCATCTCGCCAAACTTGGCTGGTTCCTTCTCTTTCAAATCGTCCTGTTCAACCGGATCGGACTTCAGGTTGTAGAGTTCGAACTGCGTAAGGGGTTCATCGGCAACGATCTTCCAATCGCCAATCCGCATCGCTGTTTTCATCGGCCCGGGAGCAATCACGCAGCGCCAATAGAGCGGTCGCGAACGTTCCACTACTTTGCCTTCCAGAGCCGGTAGCAAATCTCCACCGTCCAGCACGCGATCGGCGGGCAATTTGGCTCCGGCGAGTTTCACTGCAGTGACGAAGATATCGGAGCCAATGACCGGTACAGCACTCTTGCTCCCTGCCGCTACGCTGGCTTTATTCAGGCTGGTAGGCAGCTTCACAATTCCTGGGACGCGAATTCCCCCTTCGTAGACGGCCCGCTTGCGGCCGCGCAGGCCTCCGGTCGAACCTCGGCCCGGCGATTTAATCCCATCACCTTCGGGGCCGTTATCGGAGGTGAAGATCACGAGCGTATCGTCGGTCAATTTCAATTCATCGAGCGTCTTTAGCAACTTGCCGAAGGCCGCGTCGAGTTGGCTGACGTTGGCATGATGTTCACGCTGGACGTCGTCGGTCAGGTCGGGATAGAGCGCCTTGAATTCGGGTGCCGACTTGATTGGGTAATGAGGCTCATGTGCCCAGACCGACAGGAGAAACGGCTTCGCCGCGTCCCGCTTGGTTTTCAGCCAGGTTGCTGCCTCATCGACAATGATGTGCGACGAATAGCCTTCGACCTTGCCGATTGGCTTGCCGTTGCGAACAAAGTTGCTCGGGTTCTCGTGGCTGGGGGCCGCATTGTTTTGCGTCGCGAGCCAATGGTCATATCCATGGTCGTTGGGCTGCGGCTGCGTGGGCTGGTTGAAGTGCGAATTGAGATGCCATTTGCCAACGTGGCACGTTTCGTAACCCACTTCCTTCAGCAGTTTGGGGAGCGCGAGTTCACTCGATCGCAAATGGATTTCGCGATTCTCGGGAATCCACGTGAAGACGCCATTTCGATACGGAGTGCGCCCCGTGAGAATGGCTGATCGCGAGGGACTGCAGACGGCACTCGCGGAATAGCAGTTCTGCAGCAACACGCCCCGCTTGGCAAACTCGTTGAGATTGGGAGTCTTGATGATCGGATGGCCATACACGCCCAGATCGCCATGCCCCAGGTCATCTGCCAGAAAGACAACGATATTCGGCTGCTTGGTTTGGGCCGCAGCAGTGGCGGCCAATAAGAGCCCGAGAACAAGGGCAAGAATTTGATTGCCCAACTGGTGGGACGATGCTGTCATGTGAGACGTCATTAGGGAACCACGGGAGAGGATGCAGCGAATGTTCCGAATGTACAACATCCATGCGCGAAACACAGATTTTATTGACCCGGACGAGCCGACGATGATATAAACATAACTTGATTAGAAGCCCCGCCTATAGCTGCCCACCAAGTTCCACGGAGATTTGCCGATGCTCACGGTAACAGGGAACGAACACCGCCATTGCGACGGCGTATCGCGACGTTCGGTGCTGAAGATCGGCGGTCTCGCGATGGGGGGCTTGTCGCTGTCGCAATTGCTGTCGGCAGAAGCAGCGGCCAAGCAACCGCAGCGGCAAAAATCGATCATCATGATCTTCCTGACCGGCGGCCCGCCTCATCAGGATATGGTCGATCTGAAAATGGATGCCCCGGTGGAGATTCGGGGCGAGTTCCGGCCGATTGCCACCAAGGTTCCCGGCATTCAAATCTGCGAACATCTCCCCGGCTTAGCTGCGACCATCGACAAGTGGACGATCATCCGCTCGCTGGTGGGTTCTGAAGGCAGGCATGCGGCCTTTCAATGCAACACGGGCTGGCCGGTGACGCAGCAGCCTGCGGGTGGCTGGCCGTCGTTCGGGTCGGTCGTATCGAAACTTAAAGGACCGGCCAATCCTGGCACTCCGCCGTTCGTCAGCCTGGCGAACAAGATGAAGAACCGCCCCTGGGGCGATCCTGGACAACCCGGATTCGTCGGTCAGGCATTTGCCCCGTTCACACCCAACGCCGACGGTGCCGGGACTTTGTCGGTGGGGAGCGTATCGGTCGAGCAGATGGCCGATCGTCGCGCTTTGGCTCAGCAACTGGACCGCTTCAAGCGTACGGCCGATGCCAACGGAGCCATCGAAGGACTCGATGCCTATCAGCAGCAGGCCTTCAGCATTTTGACTTCCGGCCGGTTGGCCGAAGCTCTCGATCTCTCGAAGGAAGACCCCAAGCTGCGCGATCGTTACGGCCGCGGCTCGACGGAAAATTCGGGCTACGGCGATGCTGGTCCGCTGATGAACGATTACTTCCTGGTGGCCCGCCGCCTGGTCGAATCGGGTGTGCGCGTGGTGAGCCTCGCTTATGGCCGTTGGGATTGGCACGGCCGCCCGCACGGAACAACGTTCGATAACGCTCGCGATCACTTGCCGCTGCTCGATCAAGGGTTGACCGCGCTAATGGAAGATCTCACTGCCCGCGGCATGATCGACGATGTATCGATTATTGTCTGGGGCGAATTTGGCCGCACGCCACGCATCAACAAGAACGGCGGCCGCGATCACTGGCCCAATGTCGGCTGCGGGCTGCTCGCTGGCGGCGGTATGAAGACCGGCCAGGTAATCGGCGCGACGGATCGACTGGGGGATCACGCAACCGAACGACCGGTTCATTTTCAGGATGTGTTCGCCACGCTCTACAACCGTATGGGAATCGATATCAACCGGGCCACGGTCAACGACCTGAGCGGTCGGCCTCGTTACCTGGTCGATCACACGCAGTACCAACCTTTGCGGGAAGTGATTTAGCGCGATGCCGACGCTCGAACTGCTCCACACGCTGACTCATCCGAATTCAGCCTATGCAGTGGCCTTTTCGCCGGATGGCAAGTTGCTCGCAACCGCGAGCCTCGACAATACCCTCAAGAATTGGGATGTCGCCAGCGGGAAAGAACTTGCCCGCCTGAGCGGTCATGGCGACGGTGTCTGCGGCGTGGCCTTTTCGCTGGATGGCAAGAAGCTCTATTCGGCCAGCATGGACAAGACCGTTCGCGTCTGGGATGTCGCCAGTGGCGGTGTCGAAGCGACGCACGGCGGGCACGGCGCGTATATCGAGAGCTTTGCGATCTCGGCTGACGGAACAACAGTCGCCACCGGCAGCCACGATAAGTCGGTGCGAGTCATTGCCGCCGATTCGGGCAGTTTGAAAGGAACTTTAGTCGGTCATGCCGACGCCGTCTTTGCGGTCGCACTCTCCCCCGATGGCAAGCGCGCCGCCTCCGGCAGCAATGATGGCACATTGCGACTTTGGGATGTGGCCAGCGGCAAAGGTCGCACGGTGGCCAATAACGATGGCGTACCGCAAGCCGTCATTTTTTTGAACGACGGCAAGAGCGTCGTCTCTGGCGGCAACGAAGGATTGATTGAATTCTGGAACTTTGCCACCGGCGAGCGTTTTCAAACGTTCGAGGGGCATCAAGGCATGGTGAAGAGCCTGGCAATTTCCGCCGATGATCGCTGGCTGGTGAGTGGCGGAACCGATGGCACGGTGCGGTTGTGGAATGTCGAACTCGGCAAGCAGATCGCGTCGGTTGCCGCCCACAAGAACAATATCTACGGCGTCGCCATCGCGCCCCATAAGAAGCAACTCGCTTCGGCCAGCTTCGATCGTTCGATCAAGGTCTGGGCAATCCGCGACTAGGTTTATCAACACCCCCCTTTTGCGTGCATCACAGACAAGCCGTTCAGTGGCAACGAATTACGTCCGAATTGCAAGTCCTCAAATCATCCTGTTTGTTGATAAACCTCGTAACCGCTGACGCTCGTACGACCAGGGTCGGCGTTGGTTTTCGGGCTGGCTGGTCGCCGTTAACCGTTGCAGCCTATCTAAACGCTTCTTCCACCAGGTTGCCAAACAGCCGATTAAATTATGACGACTTAGTGATTTATTGTCAAGTAACTGGCGATCATATTTTGCTGCTGTTTTGGTCCGGACGGTCCTCGCCTCTTTCAATAATTCGTAATACTCGCGTGCTTAAGTCAACTGCAGCCGGGCAGCGGTCAGCGTATTGAGCATCAGCATGACGACGGTGAGTGGCCCCACCCCGCGCGGCACCGGTGTGATGGCGCTGGCGATTTCACGGACGGCTTCGTAATCCACGTCGCCGCAGAGACCCGTTTCAGTGCGATTGATACCGACATCGATCACCACTGCACCGGGCTTGACCATATCGGCCTTGATGAACTTGGGAATGCCGATCGCGGCCACCAGCACATCGGCGGTGCGGGTGATAGCTGCCAGATCGCTCGTACGGCTATGGCAAACGGTTACAGTCCCATTGCAGCAATTGGGGCCAACGGGTGAATCTTTGGCAGCGAGCAACGTGGCGACGGGCTTGCCGACAATGTCGCTACGGCCGACGACCACGCACTGCTTGCCGGCGACAGAGATTCCACTTCGATCCAAAATCTGCAGCACCCCGTGCGGCGTACAGGGAAGAAAGCGTGGCCGTCCCTGAACAAGCAGCCCGACATTTTCAGGATGAAAACAATCGACGTCCTTGAGCGGATGAACCGCATCCAGAATCTTGGCCGACCGAATCTGCGGCGGCAGGGGAAGCTGGACCAAAATGCCGTTGATGTCTTCATCGGCATTCAATTTGGCAATCAGTTCGAGCAATTCCTCTTCGCCAGTTTCGGCGGGCAAGCGGTGCATCTTGCTTTCGATGCCGACCCGATCGCAGGCCAGGCGCTTGTTGCGCACGTACACGGCGCTCGCAGGATCATCGCCCACGAGGACCGCGGCCAGCGTGGGGCCGTCGCCATTGTTTTGAATGAAGTCGGCGACTTCCTCCGCCAATTCGATCTCGATTTGCGAAGCGATGGCCTTGCCATCCAGAACCGTACCGGCCACGCGTGAATTCCTTCGAAGGTTTGCAGAATCTGGTTGAACTAGCGCAGGCCTATTGTACGGATCATCGTCCGGGGCTGGTAGGCTTGCCCGCTCGTCGCCCGTTCGTCGAGGCGATAAGTTGAGAACCGTTGAATTCTTAACCGTTCTGGATACCAACCCGCCTCATGCGTTGCCTGGCTCTGTTTACCGGTGGTCTCGATTCGCAAATCGCCGTGCGGATGATGCAGCGACAAGCGATTGAAGTGATTGGCGTTCACATCCGCACGCCGTTCACTCCGCCGGCGAACGATGCGCGCGTGGCAGCGGAACGGGTGGGAATCGAGTTGCGAGAAATTGAGTGGTTGACAGACTATCTCAACTTGCTTCGGCGTCCGCTGTTTGGCTTTGCGCAGGAAATGGCGCCGTGTCTCGATTGCCGCATCGGTATGCTTCAGCGCGCTCAGCAACAACTGGAGTCGCTCGCTGCGTCATTCCTCATTTCCGGCGAAGTGGTTGGTCAGCGCCCAAGCAGCTTGCGCTCGCGCGATCTGGAGTCGATTGCCGTGCATGGCGGTGTCGACGATTTGTTGCTGCGGCCCCTCTCAGCCCAGTTATTACCGCCGACATTGCCCGAACGGAATGGTTGGGTCGACCGCACGCAGCTGCATGGCTGGCATGGCCGCGGGCGGAGAGAGCAACTGCTACTCGCGCGCGAGTGGAATCTCGTCAGCGAGCGCGAACAACAGAACAGTTGCCTGTTGCTCGAGCCGACCTACGCCGGTCGACTGCGCTTCTTATTGAAGCAGTCGTCGAATCCTCCGCTTTGGCACCTCGCCACGCTCAAGTTCGGTCGGCACTTTGGACTTGAAAACCGGGCACACATTGTCGTTGCCAAAAACGCCGATGAGGGCCGCGAACTAACGACTCTGTTCGACGCCAACGTGGCCACTGCAAATGTCGCCTTGTTGCAACCGTTGAACTTTCGAGGCCCACTAGCACTGCTGATTGGCAACATTGACGATGGCACACTGCAAGCAGCGGCCACTCTGGTGGCCCGTTATGGGAAAGACGTGCTGCCAGAGGAGTCAACGATTTCTGTGCGCGGAACAGTCGATCGACACGTGACAGTTCCCTGTGCTCAGCCCGACCAGGTTGTTGCACCTTGGCACTGAAGCGCTAACGGTGAGGTCCGTTTGTAGTGATTAGGGCAAACGTGACGTCCTGGTTCGACACCAACTCTCGTCTTCCACTTCTCGGCAGCCCGTTCAGGCAGGTGGATGTCGTAGGTTTCTATGTTCTGAGAAGATCGTCGCGCTTGGTTCGAGCACCGTCAGTGGGAATCTTGTTATGGGCCTCTGGCTGCCAACATTTGGTCGGTCCCTTTCCACCGTAACGGCAGCAGAACCGCTCGCTTTGCCGCGCGGCCATATTCCCGCGCTGGATGGGATTCGCGGCCTCGCGATTCTGTTGGTAACGGCCTATCGCTTCGCTGGTCCGCACGATGCGGAAACGCCCGATTGGATCATGCCGCTCATTAACTTCGGCAATCGGGGTGTCGATCTGTTTTTCGTGCTCTCGGGGTTCCTGATCACCGGCATTCTCTTCGAGGGGAAGGGATCGGACGGCTACTTCCGCAACTTCTACGCCCGCCGCACACTGCGGATTTTTCCGCTCTACTACATCACGCTGCTGATTGTGCTCCTGGGTTTGCCGCTGGTCGGCATCGGGACCAGTTGGTTAAAAATGACCGATAGCGATAGCAACTCGCTGTGGATCTATGGCAGCAATGTCTTGATGAGCTACCGTGGCCAGTGGCAGTTTGGCGGACTGAATCACTTCTGGTCCCTCTGTGTCGAAGAACATTTCTACCTCGTTTGGCCGCTGGTCATTTTTGCCTGCTCGCGCACGACGGCGATGCGCGTTTGCGTAATTACGATCGTCGCCTCGGCTGGTTCGCGCTTGGCCTGGTTAGCGCTCGGTGGCAATAACGTTGCAGCGGAAGTCTTCACTCTGTTTCGACTCGATGCCCTGTGCGCTGGAGCTTGGATCGCGCTGGCGGCTCGTGGTCCGGGTGGCCTCGGCGCTTTGTTGCCATGGGCCAGGGGCACATTTGTTATTTGTGGCTTGCTCTTACTGCCACTCGTGGTACTGGGCGCGCGATTGCTCACCATTCCCACGACCATGTTTGCGTTCTTCTTCTCGTCCTTCATTCTGTTGGCAGTGGCCTCGGCCAAACAGGGTTGGTTGTCGTTCTTAGGAAAATCGCAGCTGCTCCTCTGGCTGGGGCGCTATAGCTACGGCATGTACGTCTATCAAAACCTGCTGTTGTATGGCCTGGCCGGCGTTTTCACTGCCGAGACCATTCAACAAGTTACTGGCTCGGACCTGGTTGGCCGGCTGGGCTTCATGCTGGTGATGTCGCTCTTGACGTGTGGTTTGGCCTGGCTCAGTTGGCATGCCTATGAAAAGCGCTGGCTAGCCTGGAAGCATCTGTTCGAAGCCAAACGCCCCTCAACTGCTCGCACTGCGGTAGCCACGTAAGGCCTGCTGAAACAACCAGCGAGAAAACACGAGGCAAACGATCGTCGCGATCTGGCAATACAAGGCCAGTTGCATAGTACTACGAAAGTCCGCAGCTACTGGCCAGGCGATGACTCGTGCCGGGACGTTCACGACCAATAGAATCGGCAACGCGAACGTGAAGATCCAGCGGAGGGGCTGTCCCCAAAAACCGTCGTAGATCTCCATGGGATAGCGCGAAAAGTTGGTGATGTAAAACCAGAAGTCGTACAGCGACCGATTCTGACCGAGCCAAATACTGGTCGCTGCCAGGCTGATCATCACGCTGTACATGATCGCCACGCCACACACGACGTAGTAGGCATAGACCAGCAGCCAGAGTGGGTTGAACACCAGCGGCGAGTCTGGTTGCTGAGTAAGTCGCCACAAACTGAAGCCCAGCAGCAGCAAGCCGGCAACAAAGTTCGAAAGTCCCGCCCACTCGATCTTGCGGAGCGAAATCAGGAACTGCGTATCGATTGGCTTGAGCAATGCAAAGTCCAAGCCGCCGGTGCGAATCAATTCGCTGAGCTCTTCGCAATTCGGCATAAAGAACGACTGCACCAGGCTGTTGACGATCATCGTCGTCGACAAAAAGGCGAAGAACTCGTACTGATTCCAGCCCGAGATTTCTGCCGTGTAGCGAAAGATGAGCAAATAAAAGCCCAGGTTCATTGCCATCCACGTGACCGAAGTGACGCACTCGATCAAAAAGTTAGCGCGGAACATCATCGCGCGAATCAGGCTATTGCGCGCGAACGTCAGGAACACTTGCCAGTAAGAAGGATGCTTCGAAGCGATGGCAGGCGCGAGTAAGTTTGGGTTGGAGTCCATGGTTAACCCCCGTACGCGCTATAACGGCGCACGCCACGTGCCCACAGCACGCGGGCCAGCACAGCGAAAAACAAAACCCAGGCGATCTCGATGAGCAGCCCCCAGGCCAATTCCCAGCCTCTCACTTTTCCCAGCCAGACCGCTGCCGGAAAATAAGCCAAATACTGCAGCGGCAAGAAGCGAACGATGCTTTCCCACGGTTCGCTCAACATGTCGATGGGGAACATATGCCCGGAAAGGAAAAAGCTGAAGAGCATGTAGACGAACAGCATCGAACTGACTTCAAGCATCCAGAAGCCCACGAGCCCCAGGCACGCCTCGAGGAAGTAACCCAGCATGAAGCCGAGGATCAGCGATAGCGCAAAGGCCCCGATTGTCGTCAAATCGGGCCAAGCCGGAAAATAGTTGCGGCAGAGAAAAAAGACCAGCGCGAATGGACCCGTCGCCACCGAATAGTAGGCCAGCTTGTGTGCCACTCGGCTAACCAACTGAAACCCGAGGGGATCGATGGGTTGGATCAGGAATTTTTTGATCTCGCCTGTACGAATCTGACCGGCAATTTGCGACGACAGGCCGGGCATACTCGAAAAGGCCCGCGCGACCATGGTCAGCAGATAGTAGGCGACAAATTCCTCGTAGGAATAGCCCGCGATTTTGCCATCTCCCAGATTCTGGAAGATGGCGTACCATAAAAAAACCTGCGTAACGATCGGCAAGAACCGCATCAGCGTACCGAGCGCGAAATCGCCGCGGTAAACCAATCGTTCCTGCAGCGAGATTCGCAGGATCATCCACCAGGTGCCGAACGCTGCATTCACAGGGGAAAGTTTCTTCTCGTTTTCTCAAGCGGTCTGCAGGCGGGGACAAAGCAAATATCGTTCAGCCTCGCAGGACTATTTCTTCTCGACCTTCACGCCACGGAGTTCGAGATTATCGTAGTCGGCAGTGTCATCAAAGGTACCGACGCCGATTTGTCCCCACGCAAACGTTTTGTCCTTGGCGGTCATGACTGGTTTGTTCATGTCGTCAAAATAGATCTCGATTGTGCCATCGGCAACCTTGCGCACGACTTTCACGTCGTGCCAGCGCTCCTCCCAATTCGTGCCGGGAGTCGTGGTGAGCGAAATCTTCGCCCGCGCCGAGTCGTTGACGATGAAGATTTGATTGGCGCGATCGTCACCCTGCTTGCCGAGGTGGACATAGTAGAAGTGGCTTGGGTCTTGATAGCCAAACACCAGGCAGGCATCGCGATGGCCGTAATCGACGTGCGTGCTCTGAACTTTGGTTTTCAGTTCGAAGTCGCCGACGACCACATCCTTAAGGATCGCAATGTTCGTGGGACTGCGGTGCGGCGGCTTGTACTTTGTCTTCTTCTCGTGCTGGCTAAAGACTTGCCCTTGGTCGGTCTTTTTGACCTTCCACTGGGCAGGATCCATCGGCTGCCAGTTGTCGGCACCTTTCTCGAAGTCTTCGGTGTAAACCACCGGCAATTGGTCCGCAGCAGTTACCGCGGATGTCGAAAGCAGGCTGCCTAGGCCGAGAACGACGCCGCCAATTGCCCAACAGAGAGAGTGAATCATCCGACGCATGGAGTTTGCTCCGCCAGTGAAAACATGAGTTAAGTTAGCCTGCTTATAATACTGCGAGCCCCTTCGCGTTACCATTCCCATCACTGCCACTGGACTGACATGTCTGCCGATTTTGCCACGATTCCACCACAAAGCGTCCGCCGCGATCACAGTGCGGGCGTTCTCCATATTGCCTGGCACGACGGCCTGGCAGCAGCGGTGAAGTATCCGCTAGTGCGTGTCGCCTGCAGTTGTGCGCGTTGCGTGGATGAGGTTACCGGCAAGCGGCTGATCGACATTACCGATATCGATCCGCTGGTCATCGCGCAGGAACTGCAAGGAGTCGGTTCGTATGCCATTCGCATTCAATGGAGCGATGGCCACAATACGGGGTTGTACACCTGGCCCCAACTCCGGGCGCTCAGTGAAAGTTCCGTGGCTTAGGGCTTTATGCCGATGCGAATTGCTTGCGGATTGCGGGCTTGTTCAAAAGCCTCTGTGACTGCGGTCAGCGGGCACCAGGCCTCGACCAACCCGGCAAAGGGATAGTGTCGATGATGCTGACTCAGGAACTCGACGGCAGCGATCAAGTGCTCCGGCCCGTAATTATGCACGCCGGAGATCGTCAGGTTTCTGCGCACCATTTGCTCGAGCGGAAGACTGAACGGCGCGCCGGGAAACACTGCCCCGACTAGCACGAAGCGCCCTCCCATCCGCACCAATGGCCAGGCGTTTTCGAACGCAGCTGTCGCGCCAGTGAACTCGAGCACCAGGTCGAAGCCGTGTCCGTTGGAGACCTCTTTGGCGATGGCAGGAAGTTCATTCGGTGCCACACTGTGGGTCGCGCCAAAGGCCTTCGCTCGCTCGCGGCGATCGACATGCATATCGACGCACACAACTGCCGATGCCCCTCGTGCATGGCACATGGCGGCTGCGGTCAGACCGAGCATGCCAGCGCCGAGAACGCAGACAGTGCGTTCACACACCTCGCCCGCCGAGGCAAGCGCTGCGGCCACCGTTGCGGTTGCGCAACTGGCTGGGCAGGCAACTTCGAGAGGGAGTTCATTCGGCAAACGTATGATTGAGGTGCCAGCTACGAGCAAGACGTGCTCGGCAAGACCGCCCAGCAATTCACGACCCGGGCGCAACGGCTCATGCCCATACTTCACGCTCTGGAGGCATTTCTGGGCGAGCCCGCGGAGGCAATAAAAGCACTCGCCGCAACTGGCGACGATGGCCCAGGTCACTCGGTCGCCAACTCTCAAGGGCTGGCCGGCAATATCGAGGCGAGACTTATTCTTACCGAAGGCGACGATCTCGCCAACAATTTCATGTCCCAGCACCGTCGGTACCGGCACTTTGCGATGCCCTTCATAGCTGTGCAAATCGCTGCCGCAAAGCGTGCAGCCCAACACCCGCGCGAGTGTTTCACCAGCCTGCAGTGTTGGCAATGGCAGTTGGCTTAGTTCCACTTCGCGGGGTGTGCCATGAAAGAGTGCGGCCCGGGACTGAATCACGTTCTCACCTCGTCACCTCGGCAGCAACTACTAATTTCGGCTCGCGAACTCGGTCGCTGAAGTATCGCCAACTTCCTGCCAGGCAGCAGAGCGCGAGGCCAGTCGCGATCCAACAGACCAGCAGAAAAAAATTGAGAAAGGAACCTTCAATGTTCAGCAAGTTCTTGCCCAGCAGCACGCCCACCACACCGAGATAGCCGATGGAGTCCGCAACATACATCAGGAAACCCAAGTTGCCTC
Above is a window of Anatilimnocola aggregata DNA encoding:
- a CDS encoding ABC transporter permease, with amino-acid sequence MDSNPNLLAPAIASKHPSYWQVFLTFARNSLIRAMMFRANFLIECVTSVTWMAMNLGFYLLIFRYTAEISGWNQYEFFAFLSTTMIVNSLVQSFFMPNCEELSELIRTGGLDFALLKPIDTQFLISLRKIEWAGLSNFVAGLLLLGFSLWRLTQQPDSPLVFNPLWLLVYAYYVVCGVAIMYSVMISLAATSIWLGQNRSLYDFWFYITNFSRYPMEIYDGFWGQPLRWIFTFALPILLVVNVPARVIAWPVAADFRSTMQLALYCQIATIVCLVFSRWLFQQALRGYRSASS
- a CDS encoding DUF971 domain-containing protein; this encodes MSADFATIPPQSVRRDHSAGVLHIAWHDGLAAAVKYPLVRVACSCARCVDEVTGKRLIDITDIDPLVIAQELQGVGSYAIRIQWSDGHNTGLYTWPQLRALSESSVA
- a CDS encoding tRNA 4-thiouridine(8) synthase ThiI, with product MRCLALFTGGLDSQIAVRMMQRQAIEVIGVHIRTPFTPPANDARVAAERVGIELREIEWLTDYLNLLRRPLFGFAQEMAPCLDCRIGMLQRAQQQLESLAASFLISGEVVGQRPSSLRSRDLESIAVHGGVDDLLLRPLSAQLLPPTLPERNGWVDRTQLHGWHGRGRREQLLLAREWNLVSEREQQNSCLLLEPTYAGRLRFLLKQSSNPPLWHLATLKFGRHFGLENRAHIVVAKNADEGRELTTLFDANVATANVALLQPLNFRGPLALLIGNIDDGTLQAAATLVARYGKDVLPEESTISVRGTVDRHVTVPCAQPDQVVAPWH
- the folD gene encoding bifunctional methylenetetrahydrofolate dehydrogenase/methenyltetrahydrofolate cyclohydrolase FolD, which gives rise to MAGTVLDGKAIASQIEIELAEEVADFIQNNGDGPTLAAVLVGDDPASAVYVRNKRLACDRVGIESKMHRLPAETGEEELLELIAKLNADEDINGILVQLPLPPQIRSAKILDAVHPLKDVDCFHPENVGLLVQGRPRFLPCTPHGVLQILDRSGISVAGKQCVVVGRSDIVGKPVATLLAAKDSPVGPNCCNGTVTVCHSRTSDLAAITRTADVLVAAIGIPKFIKADMVKPGAVVIDVGINRTETGLCGDVDYEAVREIASAITPVPRGVGPLTVVMLMLNTLTAARLQLT
- a CDS encoding zinc-binding dehydrogenase, whose translation is MIQSRAALFHGTPREVELSQLPLPTLQAGETLARVLGCTLCGSDLHSYEGHRKVPVPTVLGHEIVGEIVAFGKNKSRLDIAGQPLRVGDRVTWAIVASCGECFYCLRGLAQKCLQSVKYGHEPLRPGRELLGGLAEHVLLVAGTSIIRLPNELPLEVACPASCATATVAAALASAGEVCERTVCVLGAGMLGLTAAAMCHARGASAVVCVDMHVDRRERAKAFGATHSVAPNELPAIAKEVSNGHGFDLVLEFTGATAAFENAWPLVRMGGRFVLVGAVFPGAPFSLPLEQMVRRNLTISGVHNYGPEHLIAAVEFLSQHHRHYPFAGLVEAWCPLTAVTEAFEQARNPQAIRIGIKP
- a CDS encoding ABC transporter permease yields the protein MNAAFGTWWMILRISLQERLVYRGDFALGTLMRFLPIVTQVFLWYAIFQNLGDGKIAGYSYEEFVAYYLLTMVARAFSSMPGLSSQIAGQIRTGEIKKFLIQPIDPLGFQLVSRVAHKLAYYSVATGPFALVFFLCRNYFPAWPDLTTIGAFALSLILGFMLGYFLEACLGLVGFWMLEVSSMLFVYMLFSFFLSGHMFPIDMLSEPWESIVRFLPLQYLAYFPAAVWLGKVRGWELAWGLLIEIAWVLFFAVLARVLWARGVRRYSAYGG
- a CDS encoding acyltransferase family protein yields the protein MGLWLPTFGRSLSTVTAAEPLALPRGHIPALDGIRGLAILLVTAYRFAGPHDAETPDWIMPLINFGNRGVDLFFVLSGFLITGILFEGKGSDGYFRNFYARRTLRIFPLYYITLLIVLLGLPLVGIGTSWLKMTDSDSNSLWIYGSNVLMSYRGQWQFGGLNHFWSLCVEEHFYLVWPLVIFACSRTTAMRVCVITIVASAGSRLAWLALGGNNVAAEVFTLFRLDALCAGAWIALAARGPGGLGALLPWARGTFVICGLLLLPLVVLGARLLTIPTTMFAFFFSSFILLAVASAKQGWLSFLGKSQLLLWLGRYSYGMYVYQNLLLYGLAGVFTAETIQQVTGSDLVGRLGFMLVMSLLTCGLAWLSWHAYEKRWLAWKHLFEAKRPSTARTAVAT